A single region of the Fusarium fujikuroi IMI 58289 draft genome, chromosome FFUJ_chr05 genome encodes:
- a CDS encoding related to ribonucleases — MSSFQILSLITAATSVVALAGTPNFDAGSRRGSCYDDAAVEDTCCYSSPARVVQTQVWDTRPVTGPLDSWTVGGLWPIHNDGSLPTHCDTNRTYTNITQILYHAGAEDTIDYMSKLWESPGGDNDELWQDQWAKHGTCFSSLSPECFSHYEVSEEAAPYFQKAMSLHKRLPTYEWLRDDGIIPSYSMFYRLSDIQDTLEDHHGSRVSLRCAGQRIRTIGYHFNVTGTLQDGVFTDSGAFGDLGDCPELVLYEPKGETKKAIFNFETFHPHTAADVEDL; from the exons ATGTCTTCGTTTCAGATTTTGTCTCTTATCACGGCAGCTACTTCTGTTGTAGCACTTGCTGGGACACCAAACTTCGACGCTGGTAGCCGCCGAGGCTCATGCTATGATGATGCTGCAGTTGAAGACACCTGCTGCTATTCATCACCTGCGAGGGTGGTTCAGACTCAAGTCTGGGATACACGACCAGTCACTGGGCCTTTAG actCCTGGACTGTTGGTGGACTCTGGCCAATTCACAACGACGGCTCCCTCCCTACCCACTGCGATACCAACCGCACATACACAAACATCACGCAGATCCTTTACCATGCCGGCGCTGAAGATACCATTGACTATATGAGCAAGCTCTGGGAGTCACCTGGTGGTGATAACGATGAGCTCTGGCAAGATCAATGGGCTAAGCATGGCACATGCTTCAGCAGCTTGAGCCCGGAGTGCTTCAGCCACTATGAAGTCTCCGAAGAAGCAGCCCCTTACTTCCAAAAAGCCATGTCTCTCCACAAGAGGCTGCCGACATATGAATGGCTTCGTGACGACGGCATTATTCCTTCATATTCCATGTTTTATCGGCTTTCTGATATCCAAGATACACTTGaggatcatcatggctcccgCGTGTCACTTCGCTGCGCTGGACAAAGAATAAGGACGATTGGGTATCACTTCAATGTGACAGGCACTCTACAAGATGGCGTCTTTACTGACTCAGGTGCTTTCGGCGATTTGGGAGATTGTCCAGAGCTGGTATTGTATGAACCAAAAGGGGAAACCAAGAAGGCAATCTTTAACTTTGAGACGTTTCATCCGCATACTGCTGCGGACGTGGAGGACCTTTAG